In one window of Mytilus trossulus isolate FHL-02 chromosome 7, PNRI_Mtr1.1.1.hap1, whole genome shotgun sequence DNA:
- the LOC134726226 gene encoding uncharacterized protein LOC134726226 — FSVGEVQKPSSRSRPVANQNSNTDLEHLSQVADYIVNQGVSKNTQKSYNLALSKLCTFRSSYKLKQDWPVPVNDLLNFIAFLSVQGLSGGTISSYISGVSYHHKIQGIQDTTKFFIIGKALEGIKRIQGGKRNDIRAPITVQLLSDMISCLDKVCKNKYEAALFSAVFSVAFLGLLRVGEITTSKSKSVINGSNLTISDILVRRKVLELRVRWSKTDQKGKSVTLLIPENGKNYCPIRLINEYLKVRPTCNNSDLFIHYTGMPLTRYQFSSILEKALHFLHISKGHFRSHSFRIGGATELARQGVSEELIMKLGRWKSHAYSRYIRLQFF; from the coding sequence TTCTCAGTGGGGGAAGTTCAGAAGCCTAGCTCCAGAAGCAGACCAGTGGCCAACCAAAATTCCAACACAGATCTGGAACATTTAAGTCAGGTGGCTGACTATATTGTCAATCAAGGTGTGtccaaaaatacacaaaaatcaTACAATTTGGCTCTGTCAAAACTTTGTACCTTTAGATCATCTTATAAATTGAAACAGGATTGGCCGGTGCCAGTCaatgatttgttaaattttatagcTTTTTTGTCAGTACAGGGTCTTTCGGGGGGAACCATATCATCTTATATATCAGGAGtttcataccatcataaaattcAAGGGATACAGGATACTACAAAATTCTTTATAATTGGAAAGGCATTAGAAGGAATAAAAAGAATTCAAGGGGGAAAACGTAATGACATTAGAGCACCAATTACAGTGCAATTGTTATCAGATATGATAAGTTGTTTAGataaagtatgtaagaataaatatgAAGCTGCTTTATTTTCAGCAGTTTTTTCTGTTGCCTTCCTTGGTTTGCTAAGAGTAGGGGAAATCACTACTTCAAAATCCAAGTCTGTTATAAATGGCTCCAACTTAacaatttcagatattttagtTAGGAGAAAAGTCCTGGAGCTAAGAGTAAGGTGgtcaaaaactgaccaaaaggGAAAGTCTGTTACTTTGTTGATACCGGAGAACGGAAAAAACTACTGTCCGATACGACTCATTAACGAATATTTAAAGGTACGACCTACCTGTAACAATTCAGATTTGTTTATCCATTATACTGGTATGCCTTTAACTAGATACCAATTCAGTAGTATACTGGAAAAAGCTTTACATTTTCTTCATATTAGTAAAGGTCATTTTAGGTCACATAGTTTTAGAATTGGGGGAGCCACGGAACTAGCCAGGCAGGGGGTCTCAGAGGAGTTAATTATGAAATTAGGCAGATGGAAATCGCATGCTTATTCTCGATATATAAGGTTACAATTTTTCTAG